A section of the Parasteatoda tepidariorum isolate YZ-2023 chromosome 6, CAS_Ptep_4.0, whole genome shotgun sequence genome encodes:
- the LOC107444006 gene encoding uncharacterized protein has protein sequence MTTMRYLIFTVVTLMLFSSISADPELLEKTKHVPEFKPFEYLPFPPYPLLGDYKPPAVYGYGLGFPPGLLKPEILTKDFKPPLISPYEMDKVLGYGGFGVPYGGYGYPVLFGY, from the exons ATGACTACGATGAGATATCTg atatttacaGTAGTCACTCTTATGCTATTTAGTTCCATCTCTGCAGATCcagaattattagaaaaaaccAAACATGTGCCGGAATTTAAGCCATTCGAATATTTACCATTTCCTCCTTATCCTCTTCTTGGCGACTACAAACCTCCGGCAGTATATGGATACGGCCTTGGATTTCCACCAGGTTTACTAAAACCAGAAATTCTAACAAAGGATTTTAAACCTCCCCTGATATCCCCCTATGAAATGGACAAAGTTTTAGGATATGGTGGCTTTGGAGTGCCATATGGAGGCTACGGATACCCTGTTTTATTTGGTTATTAG